GCCATCTGGCGTGGGGACAGATCCTCAGCGCAGTATGCCATCTGGCGTGGGGACAGATCCTCAGCGCAGTATGCCATCTGGCGTGGGGACAGATCCTCAGCGCAGTATGCCATCTGGCGTGGGGACAGATCCTCAGCGCAGTATGCCATCTGGCGTGGGGACAGATCCTCAGCGCAGTATGCCATCTGGCGTGGGGACAGATCCTCAGCGCAGTATGCCATCTGGCGTGGGGACAGATCCTCAGCGCAGTATGCCATCTGGCGTGGGGACAGATCCTCAGCGCAGTATGCCATCTGGCGTGGGGACAGATCCTCAGCGCAGTATGCCATCTGGCGTGGGGACAGATCCTCAGCGCAGTATGCCATCTGGCGTGGGGACAGATCCTCAGCGCAGTATGCCATCTGGCGTGGGGACAGATCCTCAGCGCAGTATGCCATCTGGCGTGGGGACAGATCCTCAGCGCAGTATGCCATCTGGCGTGGGGACAGATCCTCAGCGCAGTATGCCATCTGGCGTGGGGACAGATCCTCAGCGCAGTATGCCATCTGGCGTGGGGACAGATCCTCAGCGCAGTATGCCATCTGGCGTGGGGACAGATCCTCAGCGCAGTATGCCATCTGGCGTGGGGACAGATCCTCAGCGCAGTATGCCATCTGGCGTGGGGACAGATCCTCAGCGCAGTATGCCATCTGGCGTGGGGACAGATCCTCAGCGCAGTATGCCATCTGGCGTGGGGACAGATCCTCAGCGCAGTATGCCATCTGGCGTGGGGACAGATCCTCAGCGCAGTATGCCATCTGGCGTGGGGACAGATCCTCAGCGCAGTATGCCATCTGGCGTGGGGACAGATCCTCAGCGCAGTATGCCATCTGGCGTGGGGACAGATCCTCAGCGCAGTATGCCATCTGGCGTGGGGACAGATCCTCAGCGCAGTATGCCATCTGGCGTGGGGACAGATCCTCAGCGCAGTATGCCATCTGGCGTGGGGACAGATCCTCAGCGCAGTATGCCATCTGGCGTGGGGACAGATCCTCAGCGCAGTATGCCATCTGGCGTGGGGACAGATCCTCAGCGCAGTATGCCATCTGGCGTGGGGACAGATCCTCAGCGCAGTATGCCATCTGGCGTGGGGACAGATCCTCAGCGCAGTATGCCATCTGGCGTGGGGACAGATCCTCAGCGCAGTATGCCATCTGGcctgttccttccaaacaatcgATAAGGAAACAAAAACAAAGTCAGGAACCGTGTGAGTCAGTTAAAGTGTGGTTTTGCTGGCCTTGTGGCCTTTCTTAGGAATCTTTATTAATAGTGACTATTGAGAAATCAAAATGGGGTCTGTGGCTGTCGTAAAGGGGTGGATCCTTTAGCTGGTCACCGTTATAATGGCAACATGAAAAAGCTATTTTGTGTGGCGCGATTATGAATAGAGCCAGTATGTGGTGCTTCCATCACGCTGTGATGAGCTTTAAGAGTACTGTGATGATCACACCAGAAGAATCCTCTCATTGTGAAGATTACATTAAAGAGTTGTCCCTTCCTCCAAGCCCAACTCTGAACTTCGCAtgaaatatttagacattttcatATACCCTCATTTACATAGGGCTATGATAGTCACTCAATTCTTGAGTCAACTCTACTGATGTCACTATATTGGCACAACATATAAATATAGCGTCAGAAGACGTAATACTGAGTTCATCAGTACTCAAGCAATACATAAGCATGTTTGACGACACtaaatgacctctaacctgttCTATATCTGAGACAAAAAACACAACTTCCCATTTAGCTCTGGTAGTACTACAGTGCCATCTGTTGTTGAGACTGGGGTAGTACATGATCAGTTAGTTTTGACTTGTGTCCTCAGCTCCTGTCGTTTGTGGCCTTCATTCTTGAAGAGGTAGTGACGAACTGTATGAGCTGCTCTCCGCTGTACTTCTTTGAGTTTGTCAGCTGCACAGCCTTCCTCTTCAcaactctcctcctcatcctcctcgctACCACCCTGCACAAGAGAGTGGGCATCAGCTGCTGGCCCTCCCTGGTGAGTACTCAGTGTGTATGAATATACACATTTTGTGCACATATGTTAATAAATGAGGCCCACTGACCTGCCTAACGTGTATGTTTATCATtcataagagtgtgtgtgtgtgtgtgtgtgtgtgtgtgtgtgtgtgtgagaggataCGTGTATAACCATGCTGACTTGTCTCTTGCAGGACTTTGTGTACACAGCTTTGATGGCTGCATTCTTCCTCATCGCCTCCATTGTGTTTGCCTCAGATAATAGTGGAACTGACCTGGAGAATGCTGCTGTGGTAAATGAACATCTTTACTCAGACTGTCCTCATACCTCAGGATCCTGGTTACTGTTTTTTTCAAATGAAGACAAAATGTCAGCCCAAACCAAGCTGGGTTTAGATTGAAAGGAGAACTATTTTGTCaaactgtttagtgtcgtttttTTCTGTTTGTTACAAGATGTTTTACTAATGTTAACACTTGGTAATAACTTATTACTATTTATATTCAGGCATTTGGCTTCCTGGCCACTGTGGCATTCCTGGTGGATGCTGGCTGGTTTGTGAAGACCAGGGGTTTTCCTTTTAAAAAGACCAACCAGCAAGCAGCAAGCAACGGCGGGGCCCCCGTGGCAGAGGCCGAGAAACTCAACAGGGAACAGAACGAAGCAGACTAGGCCCAAGGATACCTAAACGAGTAACACTGGTATCTCTTTGTCCCACATTTACACACGCAAACAAGCAACACACTAAGACTATCAGAGGGCCACCTTATATCTGCTTAAAGGAAGGAAAGAAATCTCCAGTAGTTTTAACATCTTATTCAGAGGCCTGTGCTGTATACATTCTGTTTCCTTGGACCATGGACCTGCTTGGAATGGGACCACTCATTGATAAAAATAGAccaaggctctccaaccctgttcctggagatctatcctcctgtaggttttcactccaaccccagttgtaactaacctgattcagcttataaCCAAGTAATTATTAGAATGAGGTGtgttagattagggttggagtgaaaacctacaggactgtatctctccaggaacagggctggagtttaaacctacaggactgtatctctctaggaacagggctggagtttaaacctacaggagggtatctctccaggaacagggctggagagtCCTGGAATAGATTTATGAGATTTTAAGATCACTGTATTGCCTTACCACTGACTGTCATTACTGCATTTCTCAGTGTTACTGGGATGACCACCTATCTGTACTTGCAATTGAGTCTAATATTTTTCTTAATCTTATCAAGATGCCTCCAGCTATGGAAAATGCTGTATCTAATCTCTCTCTAAAAAATGGGTTAGgagttaaaaaaataatatttatccAGTTATTTACAGTCAAACCCAACACATTCATATCCATTTTGGAAAGTACAGTTACATTATTTAACTGGAAGAAATCGTTTTAAGTCGACATCATTTATTAGCCAGTTTTAAGGAATGACAATATGATTAAATTCAAACTCTTTAGTAAGGAAAGGGAACAGTAATGCCAGAAACATTTTTAcagaaatacatattttttaattAATGGGCCCCTGTCATTTTATTTTAGACCTATTTCTCACAAGTATCGCCAAGTCATTGATTTCTATGGTTTTAAAATTTCAGTCCATGCAAGCAAGTATTTCTATGAGTCCAACTCCACGTTCCTTATTGGTGTTCATACCATATAGATACAGTTTCATTGATTGCTATATTTAAAATGTAACTGACCATATCTAATGTTTTTAAATGCCTTTTCAACCACAGTTTGTATTTTAATTGtatgtgtttttctttatttcagaAGTAaacttggagggagggagggagggagggagggagggagggagggaggggtcaggggtcagggatgATTGAACTATTTATtgtcctggatggattttcttctttcagttaTTCTTCTGTTCAGTCATGTGACCTTGTGTGTAATGAATTAAGTTACTTTCAGGTTAGAATGAGACCTCAATGTTCATATTTTAGTCAACAGCTAAGGTAACGTTagcgatatgacgtagatgcacaAAGTGAACAGCATAGTGGGTTGGCGTGAGTCTAAACTTCTCAGCTGTTTTGTTCCCGTGGCTACCACATTGTAAGAGGTTTAAGTGAACCTgggcagatactgtgtgtgactatGTGAGAGTGAAGTCTTGCATCGTTCTCGTTGAAATATCTGTAGTGTTGCTTGTGCAACGTAATTTCGCTGACTCTACCTTAAACTCCCAGGTTGTAGATGAATAGTTTTGAAACGTTCGTTTCAGAGAATATCCTGGGATTGTACTGATGGACACCTCTTTTCCCCCAAAAAGTTCATACACATTTGATTGGCCAATGAATTACTTACTTGATAAGTAGCATGTGATTTTGGATAGGGTCAGAAATCCAGATTTCTTTCAAAAAAATGCAATCAGTCAATCAACAGATATGCTGGATTCATCCAGCAGCTGATCTGAAATGTCTTAGGTAATAGTAGAAAGTAATAGGGTAGACATCTATAATACGCCTTTTTTCTAGTATTGGAATAAGACATTAGTATTGAAGCTGTTATAATCAGTGACTCCTGACTGACAATTCCCTTACAGGCAAGACATTCCCATCCAAGTACAGTACAATAAGATTTCTCAGGACAAATACTGTAAAAGGTTAATGTTGTTCATGTGGTGTTGTCGATGAAAGAAATGTGATACTAGTGCCCTATTCCTAAACCTATCAGATACACAGTACATTAAATAACTAGGTGTAAGGGTTGAATGTTTGACTTGGAATTGGGCATATACATAGCCCTTATCTAAACCTGTGCCTTAACACTGACTAGTAATATTCATAGATAGCCATATATACTCAATGTTTTGCGCCAATGTTTTATGCCTTCATTTTTGTAATTTAAAAAACAGTGTCAATAATTCATCATGCAATAAATGCCATCACTTTTCTGAAGTATTTAGTTTCATGTGATTACTGGTTAAGAGCTTATATCTGTACATATCCTCTGTGCAATATGTCTATAGATGTATCTGTTGTTATTTAGCCCTTGTAATAATTCTAGTGTATCAGAGATCGTAGTGTTGTACAGGTCCAACCCCTCAACCTGCATGTGAATTCAGTTAGTCCACAAGGGGGCACATGTTACTCACGAGACAACCATCAGTAGCTCAACAGGAATTGCTTTTAGGGAATGCGAACCGTAATATAAACCGTTTTTAAGGAGTGGTCCACCACAAAGATATTCATAATATGATCATCCCTGAGGTCATTTTTGCTATTCTAAATCCAAAGCCTATCATCTTAATGCAGTTTTCATTTTTGTATAAAAAAAAGTCAATATCTCCTTTTTACTTAATTTtttcattttagtaatttagcagacgctcttacccagaacgacttacaggagaaattagggttaagtgccttgctcaagggcacattgacagatgttTCACTACAGAGATTCTGTATTATATGGGTGGGTTGAAACCAGTCGTGCCATGGATTTTATCCCCAGCTCATGCTTATGTAAATTACCTCCACTAATGAAACTTTGAATAAGATGAATTTATTTCCTCAGCTTATATTGTGAGGCAGATGGAGAGCTCATAGAACAGCATGTCAGAATAAATGCAGTTGGTGAACATGAAGCTGCTACTTTGGGCTGCTGAAAGTAAACAAATGGGGCCCCAGGGAGAGCAGGGCTGCTGGAGCCAGCACAGTGTGAGTCATGTTCTCCCTACTAGCCTCCCATCTCAAACCCAAACAACGTTTCCACAGACATCTCACTtccactgctccctccctcccatccgcCTTTCCTTCTCCCTTCTTAGACTGGACTAGGCTGCCTTCTCCTGACGTGTATGTAGCTGAAACCAAACAGAGCTTTCATGGAGGGTTTGATCAACAGGCCAACAATGGACACCATATTGCATGGGGGTAGTGGTACTGATGTCTCTGATTCTCACACATAATGTCTCTGCTGGCATATTCCTGGCAGGTTTCTCTGCACCAGGCCTCTCTGTGCCAATAGAGTAGGTTGATATCAGACCAGAAAAGTTTGGGCAGCAGCAGTTTAAAATATCAAGAATATCTCCACCATTTACATGAACACATAAGCCTGAAACTCGGGAAGACATGATTTTGTCAACAACATAACTGTAATAATACCATCCATCCTCTTTTAAAAAAGAGTGtacaaccctttccacagagggttctacatgtaacccaaaagagttctacctggaaccaaaaggggttctcctatggggacagctgcataaccttttttctaagagtgtgtacTTTAAAGTGAATTCCCTTGCCTCCACCGGGAACAGTGAGGAGGAGGTACTAATCAGTATTTCCCTGTGTTTAGGCCATGTCCCACCCGGCAACACAGGAATGTCTTGGACCTTTCCCAGGTCATTAATGGAAGTGTATGGACATTTTCAGCTGGGAATTTTGTACACTTGAATAGGGGAAGGGGgctgttcaacagtttggggtcacttagaaatgtccttgtttttttaaagaaaaaccctttttttgtccattaaaatcacatcacattgatcagaaatacagtgcagacattgttaatgttgtaaatgactattgtagctggaaacaacagattttttatggaatataggCGTAcacaggcccattatcagcaaccatcactttgtgttccaatggcacattgtgttagctaatccaaggttatcattttaaaaggctaattgatcattagaa
The sequence above is drawn from the Salmo salar chromosome ssa05, Ssal_v3.1, whole genome shotgun sequence genome and encodes:
- the LOC106606103 gene encoding CKLF-like MARVEL transmembrane domain-containing protein 6; this translates as MAAAEPVYSPTTVSETKSKKWLIVPTDNLDKVRCLIKVVEVLLSFVAFILEEVVTNCMSCSPLYFFEFVSCTAFLFTTLLLILLATTLHKRVGISCWPSLDFVYTALMAAFFLIASIVFASDNSGTDLENAAVAFGFLATVAFLVDAGWFVKTRGFPFKKTNQQAASNGGAPVAEAEKLNREQNEAD